One part of the Symphalangus syndactylus isolate Jambi chromosome 1, NHGRI_mSymSyn1-v2.1_pri, whole genome shotgun sequence genome encodes these proteins:
- the USP19 gene encoding ubiquitin carboxyl-terminal hydrolase 19 isoform X3, with protein MAPLQIGGVAWSQAMTSLTWCPLSEASICVGLLWLSVPCWRIWPQRVAKIAGPGRKRRSPDPDAVADPGALWLSTKRLKMSGGASATGPRRGPPGLEDATSKKKQKDRANQESKDGDPRKETGSRYVAQAGLELLASGDPSASASRAAGITGSRHHTRLFFPSSSGSASTPREEQTKEELLLDWRQSAEEVIVKLRVGVGPLQLEDVDAAFTDTDCVVRFAGGQQWGGVFYAEIKSSCAKVQTRKGSLLHLTLPKKVPMLTWPSLLKKPLGTQELVPGLQCQENGQELSPIALEPGPEPHRAKQEARNQKRAQGRGEVGSGAGPGAQAGPSAKRAVHLCRGPEGEGSRDDPGPRGDAPPFVADPATQVEADEQLCIPPLNPQACLLGSEENLAPLAGEKAVPPGNDPVSPAMVRCRNPGKDDCAKEEMAVAADGATLVDGKEPESMVNLAFVKNDSYEKGPDSVVVHVYVKEICRDTSRVLFREQDFTLIFQTRDGNFLRLHPGCGPHTIFRWQVKLRNLIEPEQCTFCFTASRIDICLRKRQSQRWGGLEAPAARGAVGGAKVAVPTGPTPLDSTPPGGAPHPLTGQEEARAVEKDKSKARSEDTGLDNVAARTPMEHVTPKPETHLASPKPTCMVPPMPHSPVSGDSVEEEEEEEKKVCLPGFTGLVNLGNTCFMNSVIQSLSNTRELRDFFHDRSFEAEINYNNPLGTGGRLAIGFAVLLRALWKGTHHAFQPSKLKAIVASKASQFTGYAQHDAQEFMAFLLDGLHEDLNRIQNKPYTETVDSDGRPDEVVAEEAWQRHKMRNDSFIVDLFQGQYKSKLVCPVCAKVSITFDPFLYLPVPLPQKQKVLPVFYFAREPHSKPIKFLVSVSKENSTASEVLDSLSQSVHVKPENLRLAEVIKNRFHRVFLPSHSLDTVSPSDMLLCFELLSSELAKERVVVLEVQQRPQVPSVPISKCAACQRKQQSEDEKLKRCTRCYRVGYCNQLCQKTHWPDHKGLCRPENIGYPFLVSVPASRLTYARLAQLLEGYARYSVSVFQPPFQPGRMALESQSPGCTTLLSTGSLEVGDSERDPIQPPELQLVTPMAEGDTGLPRVWAAPDRGPVPSTSGISSEMLASGPIEVGSLSAGERVSRPEAAVPGYQHPSEAMNAHTPQFFIYKIDSSSREQRLEDKGDTPLELGDDCSLALVWRNNERLQEFVLVASKELECAEDPGSAGEAARAGHFTLDQCLNLFTRPEVLAPEEAWYCPQCKQHREASKQLLLWRLPNVLIVQLKRFSFRSFIWRDKINDLVEFPVRNLDLSKFCIGQKEEQLPSYDLYAVINHYGGMIGGHYTACARLPNDRSSQRSDVGWRLFDDSTVTTVDESQVVTRYAYVLFYRRRNSPVERPPRAGHSEHHRDLGPAAEAAASQASRIWQELEAEEEPVPEGPGPLGPWGPQDWVGPLPRGPTTPDEGCLRYFVLGTVAALVALVLNVFYPLVSQSRWR; from the exons ATGGCTCCTCTCCAGATTGGTGGAGTAGCCTGGTCCCAGGCCATGACTTCCTTGACCTGGTGCCCCCTCAGTGAGGCTTCCATCTGTGTGGGACTGTTATG GCTCTCAGTTCCTTGCTGGAGAATTTGGCCACAAAGAGTTGCCAAGATAGCTGGGCCAGGAAGAAAGCGCCGCAGCCCTGACCCAGACGCTGTTGCCGACCCCGGGGCACTCTGGCTGTCGACCAAGCGCCTCAAGATGTCTGGTGGGGCCAGTGCCACAGGCCCAAGGAGAGGGCCCCCAGGACTGGAGGACGCCACTAGTAAGAAGAAGCAGAAGGATCGAGCAAACCAGGAGAGCAAGGATGGAGATCCTAGGAAAG agacagggtctcgatatgttgcccaggctggtcttgaacttctggcgtcaggtgatccttctgcctcagcctcccgtgcagctgggatcacaggctcacgccaccacacccggctattctTTCCTTCATCGTCAGGGTCAGCATCCACTCCTCGAGAGGAGCAGACCAAAGAGG AGTTGCTGCTCGATTGGAGGCAGAGTGCAGAAGAGGTGATTGTCAAGCTTCGTGTGGGAGTAGGTCCCCTGCAGCTGGAGGATGTAGATGCTGCTTTCACAGATACGGACTGTGTGGTACGGTTTGCAG GTGGTCAGCAGTGGGGTGGTGTCTTCTATGCTGAGATAAAAAGCTCTTGTGCTAAAGTGCAAACCCGCAAGGGCAGTCTCCTGCACCTGACACTGCCCAAAAAGGTGCCTATGCTCACGTGGCCCTCCCTCCTG AAGAAACCTCTAGGGACCCAGGAGCTGGTGCCGGGGCTGCAGTGCCAGGAGAATGGGCAGGAACTGTCTCCCATTGCCCTGGAGCCAGGCCCTGAGCCCCACCGGGCTAAGCAGGAGGCCCGGAACCAGAAGCGGGCCCAGGGCCGTGGTGAGGTAGGCTCAGGGGCTGGCCCCGGGGCCCAGGCAGGGCCCAGCGCCAAGAGGGCTGTGCATCTCTGCAGAGGGCCAGAGGGGGAAGGGTCCAGGGATGACCCTGGACCCCGGGGTGATGCCCCACCCTTCGTGGCTGACCCAGCCACCCAG GTTGAGGCTGATGAACAGCTTTGCATACCACCGCTGAACCCCCAAgcctgccttctgggctcagagGAGAATTTAGCCCCTTTGGCAGGAGAGAAAGCAGTGCCTCCCGGGAATGACCCAGTCTCTCCAGCCATGGTCCGGTGCAGAAACCCTGGGAAAGATGACTGTGCCAAGGAGGAGATGGCAGTGGCAGCAGATGGTGCAACCTTGGTGGATGGTaaag AGCCTGAGTCGATGGTGAACCTGGCATTTGTCAAGAATGACTCGTATGAGAAGGGCCCGGATTCAGTGGTGGTGCACGTGTACGTGAAGGAGATCTGCAGGGACACCTCAAGAGTACTTTTCCGTGAGCAGGACTTCACGCTCATCTTCCAGACCAG GGATGGAAACTTCCTGAGGCTGCACCCGGGCTGTGGGCCCCACACCATCTTCCGTTGGCAGGTGAAGCTCAG GAATCTGATTGAGCCAGAGCAGTGCACCTTCTGTTTCACGGCTTCTCGCATCGACATCTGCCTTCGTAAGAGGCAGAGTCAGCGCTGGGGGGGCCTGGAGGCCCCGGCTGCACGAG GTGCAGTGGGTGGTGCAAAGGTTGCCGTGCCGACAGGTCCAACCCCTCTGGATTCAACCCCACCAGGAGgtgctccccaccccctgacaggccagGAGGAGGCCCGGGCTGTGGAGAAGGATAAATCCAAGGCACGATCTGAGGACACAGGGCTAGACAATGTGGCAGCGCGCACACCCATGGAGCATGTAACCCCAAAGCCAGAGACACATCTGGCCTCG CCCAAGCCTACATGCATGGTGCCTCCCATGCCCCACAGCCCAGTTAGTGGAGACAgcgtggaggaggaggaagaggaagagaagaaggtgtGTCTGCCAGGCTTCACTGGCCTTGTCAATTTAGGCAACACCTGCTTCATGAACAGCGTCATTCAGTCTCTGTCCAACACTCGGGAACTCCGGGACTTCTTCCATG ACCGCTCCTTTGAGGCTGAGATCAACTACAACAACCCACTAGGGACTGGTGGGCGTCTGGCCATTGGCTTTGCAGTGCTGCTTCGGGCGCTGTGGAAGGGCACCCACCATGCCTTCCAGCCTTCCAAGTTGAAG GCCATTGTGGCGAGTAAGGCCAGCCAGTTCACAGGCTATGCACAGCATGATGCCCAGGAGTTCATGGCTTTCCTGCTGGATGGGCTGCACGAGGACCTGAATCGCATTCAGAACAAGCCCTACACAGAGACCGTGGATTCAGATGGGCGGCCCGATGAG GTGGTAGCTGAGGAAGCATGGCAGCGGCACAAGATGAGGAATGACTCTTTCATCGTGGACCTATTTCAGGGGCAGTACAAGTCAAAGCTGGTGTGCCCTGTGTGTGCCAAG GTCTCCATCACTTTTGACCCGTTTCTTTATCTGCCGGTGCCCTTGCCACAAAAGCAAAAGGTTCTCCCTGTCTTTTATTTTGCCCGAGAGCCCCACAGCAAGCCCATCAAG TTCCTGGTGAGCGTCAGCAAGGAGAACTCCACTGCAAGCGAAGTATTGGACTCCCTCTCTCAGAGCGTTCATGTGAAGCCTGAGAACCTGCGTTTGGCGGAG GTAATTAAGAATCGTTTCCATCGTGTGTTCCTACCCTCCCACTCACTGGACACTGTGTCCCCATCTGATATGCTCCTCTGCTTTGAGCTCCTATCCTCAGAGTTGGCTAAGGAGCGGGTAGTGGTGCTAGAGGTGCAACAG CGCCCCCAGGTGCCCAGCGTCCCCATCTCCAAGTGTGCAGCCTGCCAGCGGAAGCAACAGTCGGAGGATGAAAAGCTGAAGCGCTGTACCCGGTGCTACCGTGTGGGCTACTGCAACCA GCTCTGCCAGAAAACCCACTGGCCTGACCACAAGGGCCTCTGCCGACCTGAGAACATTGGCTACCCCTTCCTCGTCAGTGTACCTGCCTCACGCCTCACTTATGCCCGCCTTGCTCAGTTGCTAGAGGGCTATGCCCG GTACTCTGTGAGTGTATTCCAGCCACCCTTTCAGCCTGGCCGCATGGCCTTGGAGTCTCAGAGCCCTGGCTGCACCACACTGCTCTCCACTGGCTCCCTGGAGGTTGGGGACAGCGAGAGGGACCCCATTCAGCCACCTGAGCTCCAGCTCGTGACCCCTATGGCTGAGGGGGACACAGGGCTTCCCCGGGTGTGGGCAGCCCCTGACCGGGGTCCTGTGCCCAGCACCAGTGGAATTTCTTCTGAGATGCTGGCCAGTGGGCCCATTGAGGTTGGCTCCTTGTCTGCTGGTGAGAGGGTGTCCCGACCCGAAG CTGCTGTGCCTGGGTACCAGCATCCAAGTGAAGCTATGAATGCCCACACACCCcagttcttcatctataaaattgacTCATCCAGCCGAGAGCAGCGGCTAGAGGACAAAG GAGACACCCCACTGGAGCTGGGTGACGACTGTAGCCTGGCTCTCGTCTGGCGGAACAACGAGCGCTTGCAGGAGTTTGTGTTGGTAGCCTCCAAGGAGCTGGAATGTGCTGAGGATCCAGGCTCTGCCGGTGAGGCTGCCCGGGCCGGCCACTTCACCCTGGACCAGTGCCTCAACCTCTTCACACGGCCTGAGGTGCTGGCACCCGAGGAGGCCTG GTACTGCCCACAGTGCAAACAGCACCGTGAGGCCTCCAAGCAGCTGTTGCTATGGCGCCTGCCAAATGTTCTCATCGTGCAGCTCAAGCGCTTCTCCTTTCGTAGTTTTATCTGGCGTGATAAGATCAATGACTTGGTGGAGTTCCCTGTTAG GAACCTGGACCTGAGCAAGTTCTGCATTGGTCAGAAAGAGGAGCAGCTGCCCAGCTACGATCTATATGCTGTCATCAACCACTATGGAGGCATGATTGGTGGCCACTACACTGCCTGTGCACGCCTGCCCAATGATCGTAGCAGTCAGCGCAGTGACGTGG GCTGGCGCTTGTTTGATGACAGCACAGTGACAACGGTAGACGAGAGCCAGGTTGTGACGCGTTATGCCTATGTACTCTTCTACCGCCGGCGGAACTCTCCTGTGGAGAGGCCCCCCAGGGCAGGTCACTCTGAGCACCACCGAGACCTAGGCCCTGCAGCTGAGGCTGCTGCCAGCCAG
- the USP19 gene encoding ubiquitin carboxyl-terminal hydrolase 19 isoform X5, giving the protein MAPLQIGGVAWSQAMTSLTWCPLSEASICVGLLWLSVPCWRIWPQRVAKIAGPGRKRRSPDPDAVADPGALWLSTKRLKMSGGASATGPRRGPPGLEDATSKKKQKDRANQESKDGDPRKETGSRYVAQAGLELLASGDPSASASRAAGITGSRHHTRLFFPSSSGSASTPREEQTKEELLLDWRQSAEEVIVKLRVGVGPLQLEDVDAAFTDTDCVVRFAGGQQWGGVFYAEIKSSCAKVQTRKGSLLHLTLPKKVPMLTWPSLLKKPLGTQELVPGLQCQENGQELSPIALEPGPEPHRAKQEARNQKRAQGRGEVGSGAGPGAQAGPSAKRAVHLCRGPEGEGSRDDPGPRGDAPPFVADPATQVEADEQLCIPPLNPQACLLGSEENLAPLAGEKAVPPGNDPVSPAMVRCRNPGKDDCAKEEMAVAADGATLVDGKEPESMVNLAFVKNDSYEKGPDSVVVHVYVKEICRDTSRVLFREQDFTLIFQTRDGNFLRLHPGCGPHTIFRWQVKLRNLIEPEQCTFCFTASRIDICLRKRQSQRWGGLEAPAARVGGAKVAVPTGPTPLDSTPPGGAPHPLTGQEEARAVEKDKSKARSEDTGLDNVAARTPMEHVTPKPETHLASPKPTCMVPPMPHSPVSGDSVEEEEEEEKKVCLPGFTGLVNLGNTCFMNSVIQSLSNTRELRDFFHDRSFEAEINYNNPLGTGGRLAIGFAVLLRALWKGTHHAFQPSKLKAIVASKASQFTGYAQHDAQEFMAFLLDGLHEDLNRIQNKPYTETVDSDGRPDEVVAEEAWQRHKMRNDSFIVDLFQGQYKSKLVCPVCAKVSITFDPFLYLPVPLPQKQKVLPVFYFAREPHSKPIKFLVSVSKENSTASEVLDSLSQSVHVKPENLRLAEVIKNRFHRVFLPSHSLDTVSPSDMLLCFELLSSELAKERVVVLEVQQRPQVPSVPISKCAACQRKQQSEDEKLKRCTRCYRVGYCNQLCQKTHWPDHKGLCRPENIGYPFLVSVPASRLTYARLAQLLEGYARYSVSVFQPPFQPGRMALESQSPGCTTLLSTGSLEVGDSERDPIQPPELQLVTPMAEGDTGLPRVWAAPDRGPVPSTSGISSEMLASGPIEVGSLSAGERVSRPEAAVPGYQHPSEAMNAHTPQFFIYKIDSSSREQRLEDKGDTPLELGDDCSLALVWRNNERLQEFVLVASKELECAEDPGSAGEAARAGHFTLDQCLNLFTRPEVLAPEEAWYCPQCKQHREASKQLLLWRLPNVLIVQLKRFSFRSFIWRDKINDLVEFPVRNLDLSKFCIGQKEEQLPSYDLYAVINHYGGMIGGHYTACARLPNDRSSQRSDVGWRLFDDSTVTTVDESQVVTRYAYVLFYRRRNSPVERPPRAGHSEHHRDLGPAAEAAASQASRIWQELEAEEEPVPEGPGPLGPWGPQDWVGPLPRGPTTPDEGCLRYFVLGTVAALVALVLNVFYPLVSQSRWR; this is encoded by the exons ATGGCTCCTCTCCAGATTGGTGGAGTAGCCTGGTCCCAGGCCATGACTTCCTTGACCTGGTGCCCCCTCAGTGAGGCTTCCATCTGTGTGGGACTGTTATG GCTCTCAGTTCCTTGCTGGAGAATTTGGCCACAAAGAGTTGCCAAGATAGCTGGGCCAGGAAGAAAGCGCCGCAGCCCTGACCCAGACGCTGTTGCCGACCCCGGGGCACTCTGGCTGTCGACCAAGCGCCTCAAGATGTCTGGTGGGGCCAGTGCCACAGGCCCAAGGAGAGGGCCCCCAGGACTGGAGGACGCCACTAGTAAGAAGAAGCAGAAGGATCGAGCAAACCAGGAGAGCAAGGATGGAGATCCTAGGAAAG agacagggtctcgatatgttgcccaggctggtcttgaacttctggcgtcaggtgatccttctgcctcagcctcccgtgcagctgggatcacaggctcacgccaccacacccggctattctTTCCTTCATCGTCAGGGTCAGCATCCACTCCTCGAGAGGAGCAGACCAAAGAGG AGTTGCTGCTCGATTGGAGGCAGAGTGCAGAAGAGGTGATTGTCAAGCTTCGTGTGGGAGTAGGTCCCCTGCAGCTGGAGGATGTAGATGCTGCTTTCACAGATACGGACTGTGTGGTACGGTTTGCAG GTGGTCAGCAGTGGGGTGGTGTCTTCTATGCTGAGATAAAAAGCTCTTGTGCTAAAGTGCAAACCCGCAAGGGCAGTCTCCTGCACCTGACACTGCCCAAAAAGGTGCCTATGCTCACGTGGCCCTCCCTCCTG AAGAAACCTCTAGGGACCCAGGAGCTGGTGCCGGGGCTGCAGTGCCAGGAGAATGGGCAGGAACTGTCTCCCATTGCCCTGGAGCCAGGCCCTGAGCCCCACCGGGCTAAGCAGGAGGCCCGGAACCAGAAGCGGGCCCAGGGCCGTGGTGAGGTAGGCTCAGGGGCTGGCCCCGGGGCCCAGGCAGGGCCCAGCGCCAAGAGGGCTGTGCATCTCTGCAGAGGGCCAGAGGGGGAAGGGTCCAGGGATGACCCTGGACCCCGGGGTGATGCCCCACCCTTCGTGGCTGACCCAGCCACCCAG GTTGAGGCTGATGAACAGCTTTGCATACCACCGCTGAACCCCCAAgcctgccttctgggctcagagGAGAATTTAGCCCCTTTGGCAGGAGAGAAAGCAGTGCCTCCCGGGAATGACCCAGTCTCTCCAGCCATGGTCCGGTGCAGAAACCCTGGGAAAGATGACTGTGCCAAGGAGGAGATGGCAGTGGCAGCAGATGGTGCAACCTTGGTGGATGGTaaag AGCCTGAGTCGATGGTGAACCTGGCATTTGTCAAGAATGACTCGTATGAGAAGGGCCCGGATTCAGTGGTGGTGCACGTGTACGTGAAGGAGATCTGCAGGGACACCTCAAGAGTACTTTTCCGTGAGCAGGACTTCACGCTCATCTTCCAGACCAG GGATGGAAACTTCCTGAGGCTGCACCCGGGCTGTGGGCCCCACACCATCTTCCGTTGGCAGGTGAAGCTCAG GAATCTGATTGAGCCAGAGCAGTGCACCTTCTGTTTCACGGCTTCTCGCATCGACATCTGCCTTCGTAAGAGGCAGAGTCAGCGCTGGGGGGGCCTGGAGGCCCCGGCTGCACGAG TGGGTGGTGCAAAGGTTGCCGTGCCGACAGGTCCAACCCCTCTGGATTCAACCCCACCAGGAGgtgctccccaccccctgacaggccagGAGGAGGCCCGGGCTGTGGAGAAGGATAAATCCAAGGCACGATCTGAGGACACAGGGCTAGACAATGTGGCAGCGCGCACACCCATGGAGCATGTAACCCCAAAGCCAGAGACACATCTGGCCTCG CCCAAGCCTACATGCATGGTGCCTCCCATGCCCCACAGCCCAGTTAGTGGAGACAgcgtggaggaggaggaagaggaagagaagaaggtgtGTCTGCCAGGCTTCACTGGCCTTGTCAATTTAGGCAACACCTGCTTCATGAACAGCGTCATTCAGTCTCTGTCCAACACTCGGGAACTCCGGGACTTCTTCCATG ACCGCTCCTTTGAGGCTGAGATCAACTACAACAACCCACTAGGGACTGGTGGGCGTCTGGCCATTGGCTTTGCAGTGCTGCTTCGGGCGCTGTGGAAGGGCACCCACCATGCCTTCCAGCCTTCCAAGTTGAAG GCCATTGTGGCGAGTAAGGCCAGCCAGTTCACAGGCTATGCACAGCATGATGCCCAGGAGTTCATGGCTTTCCTGCTGGATGGGCTGCACGAGGACCTGAATCGCATTCAGAACAAGCCCTACACAGAGACCGTGGATTCAGATGGGCGGCCCGATGAG GTGGTAGCTGAGGAAGCATGGCAGCGGCACAAGATGAGGAATGACTCTTTCATCGTGGACCTATTTCAGGGGCAGTACAAGTCAAAGCTGGTGTGCCCTGTGTGTGCCAAG GTCTCCATCACTTTTGACCCGTTTCTTTATCTGCCGGTGCCCTTGCCACAAAAGCAAAAGGTTCTCCCTGTCTTTTATTTTGCCCGAGAGCCCCACAGCAAGCCCATCAAG TTCCTGGTGAGCGTCAGCAAGGAGAACTCCACTGCAAGCGAAGTATTGGACTCCCTCTCTCAGAGCGTTCATGTGAAGCCTGAGAACCTGCGTTTGGCGGAG GTAATTAAGAATCGTTTCCATCGTGTGTTCCTACCCTCCCACTCACTGGACACTGTGTCCCCATCTGATATGCTCCTCTGCTTTGAGCTCCTATCCTCAGAGTTGGCTAAGGAGCGGGTAGTGGTGCTAGAGGTGCAACAG CGCCCCCAGGTGCCCAGCGTCCCCATCTCCAAGTGTGCAGCCTGCCAGCGGAAGCAACAGTCGGAGGATGAAAAGCTGAAGCGCTGTACCCGGTGCTACCGTGTGGGCTACTGCAACCA GCTCTGCCAGAAAACCCACTGGCCTGACCACAAGGGCCTCTGCCGACCTGAGAACATTGGCTACCCCTTCCTCGTCAGTGTACCTGCCTCACGCCTCACTTATGCCCGCCTTGCTCAGTTGCTAGAGGGCTATGCCCG GTACTCTGTGAGTGTATTCCAGCCACCCTTTCAGCCTGGCCGCATGGCCTTGGAGTCTCAGAGCCCTGGCTGCACCACACTGCTCTCCACTGGCTCCCTGGAGGTTGGGGACAGCGAGAGGGACCCCATTCAGCCACCTGAGCTCCAGCTCGTGACCCCTATGGCTGAGGGGGACACAGGGCTTCCCCGGGTGTGGGCAGCCCCTGACCGGGGTCCTGTGCCCAGCACCAGTGGAATTTCTTCTGAGATGCTGGCCAGTGGGCCCATTGAGGTTGGCTCCTTGTCTGCTGGTGAGAGGGTGTCCCGACCCGAAG CTGCTGTGCCTGGGTACCAGCATCCAAGTGAAGCTATGAATGCCCACACACCCcagttcttcatctataaaattgacTCATCCAGCCGAGAGCAGCGGCTAGAGGACAAAG GAGACACCCCACTGGAGCTGGGTGACGACTGTAGCCTGGCTCTCGTCTGGCGGAACAACGAGCGCTTGCAGGAGTTTGTGTTGGTAGCCTCCAAGGAGCTGGAATGTGCTGAGGATCCAGGCTCTGCCGGTGAGGCTGCCCGGGCCGGCCACTTCACCCTGGACCAGTGCCTCAACCTCTTCACACGGCCTGAGGTGCTGGCACCCGAGGAGGCCTG GTACTGCCCACAGTGCAAACAGCACCGTGAGGCCTCCAAGCAGCTGTTGCTATGGCGCCTGCCAAATGTTCTCATCGTGCAGCTCAAGCGCTTCTCCTTTCGTAGTTTTATCTGGCGTGATAAGATCAATGACTTGGTGGAGTTCCCTGTTAG GAACCTGGACCTGAGCAAGTTCTGCATTGGTCAGAAAGAGGAGCAGCTGCCCAGCTACGATCTATATGCTGTCATCAACCACTATGGAGGCATGATTGGTGGCCACTACACTGCCTGTGCACGCCTGCCCAATGATCGTAGCAGTCAGCGCAGTGACGTGG GCTGGCGCTTGTTTGATGACAGCACAGTGACAACGGTAGACGAGAGCCAGGTTGTGACGCGTTATGCCTATGTACTCTTCTACCGCCGGCGGAACTCTCCTGTGGAGAGGCCCCCCAGGGCAGGTCACTCTGAGCACCACCGAGACCTAGGCCCTGCAGCTGAGGCTGCTGCCAGCCAG